One Maribacter sp. HTCC2170 genomic window, TTCCCCCCAATATTGGCTATAACGGGGATTGTGAGGTCATCAAGTTCTTTTTCTCCAATTTTTTCAATAAGACCATTTACCTCTGCTCCCAAATATTTTGCAGGAACATCTAATGTTGCCTTATAATTCAATTTTTTATCGAAAGTGTGACTTCCATTTACATTGATTGAAATATCTTCATAGGCAATCGTAAAGGGTTTAACTTTTACGGCACCATCTTCAAAAGACAATGCTGTTTTCAATCCTTTTAAATCAAGTTTATTTAGATTAATAAAATTGAGCTTATCGCCAATCGCTGAAAGTACCTTAGATTGGCTTGTGTTTATTTCTGGAGACAATAATTCTGCCAATACTTTACCTGTAATGGTTTTTAGGTCAGGCGTAAAGTCATCTTTTAGGCTTCCCGATAATTCAATGTCTGAATTCATCCTTCCCTGTAAAGCACTTGCCACAGGCGCCAAGAACTTGAACAACTCCAATGATTTGAAACTTTCGCCGATTCCCAATTGATCCATGTTCAATTTCATTCTAAAATTCGGAAGCTGATTTTTGGTAGAAACCTCACCATCAAAAGACACATTGCCATTAAAAAGTGAAGAAGTCACATCAGTCAGAACGGCCTTTTCATCAACAATTCTAAGATTGCCCCTTACATTTTTCAAGTTGAGATTGTCATAGATCACCGTACCAGCGGTTGCACTAATATTACAATCTAAAAACGATGGTATCTTCAATTGCCCTTCAGTAGTAGGGACTTCATTCGAATCGACAGCTTCTTCTTCATTCATAAAATCATTCACATCAAAAGTGCTCGATTTTAAATTGAAATCACCTTCAATTTTTTCTTCATTGAACATAAAGCCCAACAGATTATCAATTGTACCTGTTGCATTGAAATCGCTCTGTCCAGTAATCACTTGTAGTTGATTAAGAGTCACTGTTGAAGGGTTGAAAGTCATTTCAGCGGTCTCGATTTTCACCGGATTGCGAATTTCTGAGGATTTGTATTCAAAATCACTCAGCAATAATTTACCTGATGTTTTCGTATTTTCATAGTGCTCATTCTCTACGGAAGCCATATCAAAGGCCGTTGATATATCTGCTTTCATTCTTCCCGATAACTTCATATCATCAGATAAAGGATACGCTTTGGATAGTTTAGTTAAGTTCAAAACACCATTCAAATGGGCATTTACTTTCGTATTGCCCAAAAAATCAGTGATTTTAGAGGATAAATTGAATCGGTCCTCATCTATAATAAATGAGGCCTTGTTTATTTCAACATAAGTATCCTCAACTATTCCCGTAGAATTATGAAGAGCCATATTTATATTAATATTTTGTACGGTTTTAGGCAAATCTGGATACTTAAAAGAT contains:
- a CDS encoding AsmA-like C-terminal region-containing protein, which produces MKKKILKIIGVVLLIFVVLVVAAPFVLEAKIGDILKKNVNNNVNAAFDFSEANLSLIKSFPNAKVELKDVTVINKAPFEGDTLFAAGRVDLRMGIGELFKGEGEPIGIKNLIVDKAKISVNVNEEEIANYEIANEDGNEELESSEGFTLNLQSYEITNSEVIYDDKAAKVYLVVSDIMHRGSGDLSAVTSELDTKTEALVTFELDSTNYLNRNKVKLDALVGVDLAADKYTFLKNEAMINQLPLVFDGYVKVNEENQEVDISFNTPSSDFKNFLALIPQAYSKDIKNVKTTGECLVKGEFKGIVDEEHIPKFKIDIQSENASFKYPDLPKTVQNININMALHNSTGIVEDTYVEINKASFIIDEDRFNLSSKITDFLGNTKVNAHLNGVLNLTKLSKAYPLSDDMKLSGRMKADISTAFDMASVENEHYENTKTSGKLLLSDFEYKSSEIRNPVKIETAEMTFNPSTVTLNQLQVITGQSDFNATGTIDNLLGFMFNEEKIEGDFNLKSSTFDVNDFMNEEEAVDSNEVPTTEGQLKIPSFLDCNISATAGTVIYDNLNLKNVRGNLRIVDEKAVLTDVTSSLFNGNVSFDGEVSTKNQLPNFRMKLNMDQLGIGESFKSLELFKFLAPVASALQGRMNSDIELSGSLKDDFTPDLKTITGKVLAELLSPEINTSQSKVLSAIGDKLNFINLNKLDLKGLKTALSFEDGAVKVKPFTIAYEDISINVNGSHTFDKKLNYKATLDVPAKYLGAEVNGLIEKIGEKELDDLTIPVIANIGGNYTSPEVTTDLTLGVKNLTSKLIDIQKQKIINKGKDKAGELIGDILSGNSTEKDSTSQENQTKDVVSDVLGGILGGSEQKNDSNAKQKDTLPETQNNQVKEAAKNILGGLLGGKKKKDTVKVSKEKDTVN